The genomic region TCACAAAACCAGTGGATTTTCTCTGTAAAACCAATGATCAACTTGAGCATGGTTCCAATCAACCTGAGAGAAATGACTGTAACATGGTGAAATTTGTTGCATCACTAAGGAGACACCAATCGCTATCGGTGAGTTTAGCAGTGTGGGGGTTATCATTGGATTTGTTGTGTGGGAGCACAAATGTAATTTACTTGGGCTGTACCCACAGGTTCAGATTCCTAAACGAGGATACACAATCCCAAAACCCTTCAACCTGTCACAGGGAAAAAAACGAAAGCGTGAGGAGGCTTTGGAATCCAGTGCTGAAAAGGTTATATCTTTCTCCAAAAGAACTCCCGCACCTTATTGCCTGCATGGCCACCAGAGGGAGCTCGAGGAAGAGGAGGTGCCTGTTATCAAAGCCACTCGTACGCCACATTACAGGGTCCTATTTAAACCCAAACTTTTAGAAAAGAGACAAGTGgatcataggcggagggtgactttTGAGTTTGGGAAGGCTAACCAAagatcagcaaaaaaaatttcaccctACCGGAGGTGCA from Xenopus laevis strain J_2021 chromosome 1S, Xenopus_laevis_v10.1, whole genome shotgun sequence harbors:
- the LOC121399158 gene encoding targeting protein for Xklp2-B-like, with amino-acid sequence MSRKLCKLKGSRNVLVKPKIAEQQELEKIQELQKNLKKNEHSMKAAITRAGQSLNNGDPPVTKPVDFLCKTNDQLEHGSNQPERNDCNMVKFVASLRRHQSLSVQIPKRGYTIPKPFNLSQGKKRKREEALESSAEKVISFSKRTPAPYCLHGHQRELEEEEVPVIKATRTPHYRVLFKPKLLEKRQVDHRRRVTFEFGKANQRSAKKISPYRRCRPSEQLGETIAFFKAKSPIECYSHLIKKMCVPQ